Proteins encoded within one genomic window of Brachybacterium avium:
- a CDS encoding protein adenylyltransferase SelO: MEKLDPSVPVLQQSYAEAFPELSVPWRADVPPRPEIVWLNEPLAAELGFDPAWLRGEEGLALLTGQIDGTTAQAYAGHQFGSPNPQLGDGRAVLLGDLVDTRGRHCDLHLKGSGRTPFARGGDGKAPLGPMLREAVIGEWLHATEVPTSRALAVLSTGEQIGPRQGVTPEPGGLLVRVAASHLRVGTFEYATWHLDEEVRRRLVEFTIRRHHPSADGPLGLLEAVTRAQAELVARWMVLGFVHGVMNTDNMALSGQGIDYGPCAVLDVHRRDAVFSSIDRGGRYAYGSQPGIALWNLSRFAETLLPLLGQTDPNFAVEQATTVLEQYEGWYQQAWSRLMGRKLGIDGAPEEVFALGQELLTLLEEQQVDHTGFFRALGEGRAAELVTGASSMQWMRRWETLRSATPAEMARVNPLYIPRNVHLEAALRSAHLGDLEPVQELLGAVSAPFTRRVGLDHLEGPGDGGEHFLTFCGT; the protein is encoded by the coding sequence ATGGAGAAGCTCGACCCGTCCGTCCCGGTGCTCCAGCAGAGCTATGCCGAGGCATTCCCCGAGCTGTCGGTCCCCTGGCGCGCGGACGTGCCGCCGCGCCCCGAGATCGTCTGGCTGAACGAGCCGCTCGCCGCGGAGCTGGGCTTCGATCCGGCGTGGCTGCGCGGTGAGGAGGGGCTCGCCCTCCTGACCGGGCAGATCGACGGGACCACTGCGCAGGCCTACGCCGGCCACCAGTTCGGCAGCCCCAACCCACAGCTCGGGGACGGCCGGGCAGTGCTGCTGGGCGATCTCGTGGACACCCGCGGCCGCCACTGCGACCTGCACCTCAAGGGCTCCGGCCGCACTCCTTTCGCCCGCGGAGGCGACGGGAAGGCGCCGCTGGGGCCGATGCTGCGCGAGGCGGTGATCGGCGAATGGCTGCACGCCACGGAGGTGCCCACCAGCCGGGCGCTCGCCGTGCTGAGCACCGGCGAGCAGATCGGACCGCGGCAGGGAGTGACCCCGGAGCCCGGAGGGCTGCTGGTGCGGGTCGCCGCGAGCCACCTGCGGGTGGGGACCTTCGAATATGCCACCTGGCACCTGGACGAGGAGGTGCGCCGGCGGCTCGTCGAGTTCACGATCCGGCGGCATCATCCCTCGGCCGACGGACCGCTGGGGCTGCTCGAGGCCGTCACCCGCGCCCAGGCGGAGCTGGTGGCGAGGTGGATGGTGCTGGGCTTCGTGCACGGCGTGATGAACACCGACAACATGGCGCTCTCTGGCCAGGGGATCGACTACGGGCCCTGCGCCGTGCTCGACGTCCACCGTCGCGATGCCGTGTTCAGCTCGATCGACCGCGGCGGGCGGTACGCCTACGGCAGCCAGCCCGGCATCGCGCTGTGGAACCTCTCCCGCTTCGCCGAGACCCTCCTGCCGCTGCTGGGGCAGACTGACCCGAACTTCGCGGTGGAGCAGGCCACCACGGTGCTCGAGCAGTACGAGGGCTGGTACCAGCAGGCCTGGAGCCGGCTGATGGGGCGGAAGCTGGGCATCGACGGGGCACCTGAGGAGGTGTTCGCGCTCGGCCAGGAGCTGCTGACGCTGCTCGAGGAGCAGCAGGTCGACCACACCGGCTTCTTCCGCGCGCTCGGGGAGGGCCGGGCCGCGGAGCTCGTCACCGGCGCCTCCTCCATGCAGTGGATGCGGCGCTGGGAGACGCTGCGGTCCGCGACGCCCGCGGAGATGGCGCGCGTCAACCCGCTGTACATCCCGCGCAACGTCCACCTCGAGGCGGCGCTGCGCTCGGCGCACCTGGGTGACCTGGAGCCCGTGCAGGAGCTGCTCGGCGCGGTCTCCGCCCCGTTCACCCGCCGTGTCGGTCTCGACCATCTCGAGGGACCGGGTGACGGCGGCGAGCATTTCCTGACCTTCTGCGGGACCTGA
- a CDS encoding ROK family protein produces the protein MATALSHPSAVRLANARDCVVVLREASTALSLAELAAATGLSRPTVEAVLEDLRATGLVTPAPAATPGGAGRPARRFGFDASAATVAAFDIGTSTVRCLVSDAAGRVLVRATTPATGPDPLAPLTHALAETGTTPSAVGVAVPGILGPDGRITRSLAVPGLEGVDLGEMLADRLGCPVAVENDIKLAALAEHHLAPPAHSIVLLQLGHRISVAVVAGGQILQGAHRLAGELGSQRGMRWTDSSVRGRLTWSTGDDGQQLLERAAAGDTAAQAEVEEFCAQIAPRLATVLLTVDPERVVIGGGLSRAGETLLAPLRDAIGRLLMTEHTPELVPARLTTDGSLIGALGLGFTHGSSQLTGIPDVPAPWHRFHATLS, from the coding sequence ATGGCCACGGCGCTCTCCCACCCCTCTGCGGTCCGGCTCGCCAACGCGCGTGACTGCGTGGTCGTGCTGCGGGAGGCCTCCACGGCGCTGAGCCTGGCCGAGCTCGCCGCGGCGACGGGGCTCTCCCGCCCCACCGTCGAGGCCGTGCTGGAGGACCTGCGCGCCACCGGGCTCGTCACGCCGGCCCCCGCCGCGACCCCGGGCGGCGCCGGGCGGCCCGCCCGCCGCTTCGGGTTCGATGCCTCCGCGGCCACGGTGGCCGCCTTCGACATCGGCACCAGCACCGTGCGCTGCCTGGTCTCCGACGCCGCTGGGCGGGTGCTGGTCCGCGCCACCACCCCCGCCACGGGGCCCGACCCCCTCGCCCCGCTCACACACGCGCTGGCGGAGACGGGGACGACACCCTCCGCGGTCGGTGTCGCCGTCCCCGGGATCCTGGGGCCCGACGGCCGCATCACCCGGAGTCTGGCCGTGCCGGGACTGGAAGGTGTCGATCTCGGCGAGATGCTCGCCGACCGCCTGGGCTGCCCGGTGGCGGTCGAGAACGACATCAAGCTCGCCGCCCTGGCGGAGCATCATCTGGCCCCGCCCGCCCACAGCATCGTGCTCCTCCAGCTGGGTCACCGCATCTCCGTCGCCGTCGTGGCCGGCGGGCAGATCCTGCAGGGAGCCCACCGCCTGGCCGGCGAGCTCGGCAGCCAGCGCGGGATGCGCTGGACCGACAGCTCGGTGCGCGGCCGGCTGACCTGGTCCACCGGCGATGACGGGCAGCAGCTCCTCGAGCGCGCCGCCGCCGGGGACACCGCCGCCCAGGCCGAGGTCGAGGAGTTCTGCGCACAGATCGCACCCCGGCTGGCCACCGTGCTGCTCACCGTCGACCCCGAACGGGTCGTCATCGGCGGCGGGCTCTCCCGCGCTGGCGAGACCCTGCTGGCGCCGCTGCGTGATGCCATCGGTCGGCTGCTGATGACCGAGCACACGCCCGAGCTGGTGCCCGCGCGGCTGACCACCGACGGGTCCCTCATCGGCGCGCTCGGCCTGGGCTTCACCCACGGCTCCTCGCAGCTCACCGGCATCCCCGACGTCCCCGCCCCCTGGCATCGCTTCCACGCCACCCTGTCCTGA
- a CDS encoding sugar phosphate isomerase/epimerase family protein: protein MLPQIVAASKEIAQYAATKGITTSLENHGFFVQAADRIRRIIHAVDEPNFLTTLDVGNFVCVDEDPAVSVAQNLPYAMVVHFKDFYIRPADAAPGEGWFRSRGGKPLRGAVVGSGDLDLRAVARAIRDSDFSGYAAIEFEGWEDCLLGCERGIAYAKSLFA from the coding sequence GTGCTGCCCCAGATCGTCGCGGCGAGCAAGGAGATCGCGCAGTACGCCGCGACGAAGGGAATCACCACCAGCCTCGAGAACCACGGCTTCTTCGTGCAGGCCGCGGACAGGATCCGTCGCATCATCCACGCGGTCGACGAACCGAACTTCCTCACCACCCTCGACGTGGGCAACTTCGTGTGCGTCGACGAGGATCCCGCGGTGTCGGTCGCGCAGAACCTCCCGTACGCGATGGTCGTGCACTTCAAGGACTTCTACATCCGACCGGCCGACGCCGCACCGGGCGAGGGATGGTTCCGCAGCCGCGGCGGCAAGCCTCTGCGCGGTGCGGTCGTGGGCAGCGGCGACCTCGACCTGCGGGCCGTGGCACGGGCCATCCGCGACTCCGACTTCTCCGGCTACGCCGCGATCGAGTTCGAGGGCTGGGAGGACTGCCTCCTGGGCTGCGAGCGCGGGATCGCCTACGCCAAGAGCCTGTTCGCCTGA
- a CDS encoding Gfo/Idh/MocA family protein yields MTNFRVGVIGAGSIAQSHLTAYSQNPEVELIAVADMNLERAQTVAEQFGAARAYADPHELLADPEIDGVSICTWNNSHASWAVAAIEAGKHVLVEKPLARTLAEAEEIQRVAAQSDRVVQVGFVRRHSPNCQVLKSFIDAEELGEIYYAKASCLRRVGNPGGWFADKELSGGGPLLDIGIHVLDLCWYLMGSPGVVSVSGNTYDKLGSRGNVTTMPRYKAADYDPDKNTVEDLANAVIRFENGASLLLDCSFSLHATKDSIDVSVYGEKGGAELEPALQIATEMHDSVVNIEPQIASRSFEFGVSFANEIQNFVDASRGRAESIAPAWHGVEIVRILEAIYESARIGREVTLS; encoded by the coding sequence ATGACGAATTTCAGAGTCGGCGTCATCGGCGCCGGCAGCATCGCCCAGTCCCATCTCACGGCGTACTCCCAGAACCCCGAGGTCGAGCTGATCGCGGTCGCCGACATGAATCTCGAGCGGGCGCAGACCGTGGCTGAGCAGTTCGGCGCGGCGCGCGCCTATGCCGACCCACACGAGCTGCTCGCCGATCCGGAGATCGACGGCGTCTCGATCTGCACCTGGAACAACTCCCACGCCTCCTGGGCGGTCGCCGCGATCGAGGCCGGCAAGCATGTGCTGGTCGAGAAGCCGCTGGCTCGCACTCTGGCCGAGGCCGAGGAGATCCAGCGTGTCGCCGCACAGAGCGACCGGGTGGTGCAGGTGGGCTTCGTGCGCCGCCACTCGCCCAACTGCCAGGTGCTGAAGTCCTTCATCGATGCGGAGGAGCTGGGCGAGATCTACTACGCCAAGGCCAGCTGCCTGCGCCGGGTCGGCAACCCCGGCGGCTGGTTCGCGGACAAGGAGCTCTCCGGCGGCGGGCCGCTGCTGGACATCGGTATCCACGTGCTGGACCTGTGCTGGTACCTGATGGGCTCTCCGGGCGTGGTCTCCGTCAGCGGGAACACCTACGACAAGCTCGGCAGCCGCGGGAACGTCACCACGATGCCCCGCTACAAGGCGGCGGACTACGACCCCGACAAGAACACCGTCGAGGATCTGGCCAATGCGGTGATCCGCTTCGAGAACGGTGCCTCCCTGCTGCTGGACTGCTCGTTCTCGCTGCATGCCACCAAGGACTCGATCGACGTCTCGGTCTACGGCGAGAAGGGCGGCGCCGAGCTCGAGCCGGCGCTCCAGATCGCCACGGAGATGCACGACTCGGTGGTGAACATCGAGCCGCAGATCGCCTCGCGCAGCTTCGAGTTCGGGGTCAGTTTCGCCAACGAGATCCAGAACTTCGTCGACGCCTCCCGGGGCCGGGCCGAGTCGATCGCACCGGCCTGGCACGGGGTCGAGATCGTGCGCATCCTCGAGGCGATCTACGAGTCGGCCCGGATCGGTCGCGAGGTCACGCTCAGCTGA
- the fdhA gene encoding formaldehyde dehydrogenase, glutathione-independent — translation MSSNRAVAYKGPGKVEVIDIDYPTYELQDGPGVNPDNVGRKLPHAAILKVVTTNICGSDQHMVRGRTTAPKDLVLGHEITGEVIETGPGVEFINKGDLVSVPFNISCGRCEMCKTRRTEICLNVNPDRPGSAYGYVDMGGWVGGQAEYVLVPYADWNLLKFPDKDQAMEKILDLTMLSDIFPTGFHGAVSAGVGPGSSVYIAGAGPVGTAAAVGAQLLGASVVIMADMNAERLANAAKFGCETIDVSTEDPREGIARILGREEVDAGVDAVGFEARGHGKDAQEAPATVLNTLMDVTRAGGALGIPGLYVTGDPGGVDEAAQQGSLSLRLGLGWAKALAFTTGQCPVMKYHRQLMEAILHDKVQIADAVNAAAISLDDAPAGYEKFDSGVATKYVIDPHGMTGKVQPV, via the coding sequence ATGTCCAGCAATCGCGCAGTCGCATACAAGGGGCCGGGCAAGGTCGAGGTCATCGACATCGACTACCCCACCTACGAGCTGCAGGACGGCCCGGGGGTGAACCCGGACAATGTCGGCCGGAAACTGCCCCACGCGGCGATTCTCAAGGTGGTCACGACCAACATCTGCGGCTCCGACCAGCACATGGTGCGTGGCCGCACCACGGCGCCGAAGGACCTGGTGCTGGGCCACGAGATCACCGGTGAGGTGATCGAGACCGGCCCCGGGGTCGAGTTCATCAACAAGGGCGACCTGGTCTCGGTGCCCTTCAACATCTCCTGCGGGCGCTGCGAGATGTGCAAGACGCGCCGCACCGAGATCTGCCTGAACGTGAATCCCGACCGTCCCGGCAGCGCCTACGGCTACGTGGACATGGGCGGCTGGGTCGGTGGTCAGGCCGAGTACGTGCTGGTGCCGTATGCGGACTGGAACCTGCTGAAGTTCCCGGACAAGGACCAGGCCATGGAGAAGATCCTTGATCTGACCATGCTCTCGGACATCTTCCCCACCGGCTTCCACGGCGCGGTCTCCGCCGGGGTCGGGCCCGGCTCCTCGGTGTACATCGCCGGCGCCGGTCCGGTGGGCACGGCGGCCGCCGTGGGTGCGCAACTGCTGGGCGCCTCGGTGGTGATCATGGCGGACATGAACGCGGAGCGTCTGGCGAACGCGGCGAAGTTCGGCTGCGAGACGATCGACGTGTCGACGGAAGATCCGCGCGAGGGCATCGCCCGGATCCTCGGCCGCGAGGAGGTCGACGCCGGAGTGGATGCGGTCGGCTTCGAGGCCCGCGGGCACGGCAAGGATGCGCAGGAGGCGCCGGCGACGGTGCTGAACACGCTGATGGACGTGACGCGTGCCGGTGGCGCGCTCGGCATCCCCGGTCTGTACGTGACCGGCGATCCGGGCGGTGTGGATGAGGCCGCGCAGCAGGGCTCACTCTCGCTGCGGCTCGGATTGGGCTGGGCGAAGGCGCTGGCGTTCACCACCGGTCAGTGCCCGGTGATGAAGTACCACCGGCAGCTGATGGAGGCGATCCTGCACGACAAGGTGCAGATCGCCGACGCCGTCAATGCCGCAGCGATCTCGCTGGATGATGCCCCGGCCGGATACGAGAAGTTCGACTCCGGGGTCGCGACGAAGTACGTCATCGACCCCCACGGCATGACCGGCAAGGTCCAGCCGGTCTGA
- a CDS encoding HNH endonuclease signature motif containing protein yields MGEFEKEPFDREDAGDGTQGAPGGSSRAANDAPQSAAAPSPCEAPEWAVRARRELSEEYVLEEVEPGSIEAARVLSLHRTMKARARIYAHHLRQLSTFFCEDPAAQGFLDDAEVTALKVATGLRCTYLQAQGQVRDAYMAVEWMPATFGHLRAGDLPEAWHHSLIRHVRRLTEEQARQVDAHMATVELPSVSKATFDKQVVLAVELATAGTLPTPPSESRDVGIVGVDTETGTASLLVTGPIPEIQSLAHRLDVAARTVQKAQRAGLEDGVEGPLPFDIDETLHERGRALSLATLRYAILTHSILDLDPVEETRRPFKILVTVPATTLLSIDDAPAMLEGMTPLPAEQARQLAAGESTWQRILTDPITGSYLPVAAQTYHPTAQMRLQLRLRHPVCAVPGCTRATAIAAEDDHIIEYDHDHPGGGGQTSLWNLHRLCWQHHRHKTAGLIDPSRDPGDDPGRGDGSTTAGPVETTWAIGDAVRTTSRANTDLLTWHTVQAMERAWRVHRRSRADAERLHAEQKARPRAERAAQQRAAAYKKAYPGRKARRIIPPGPTPEETHPPF; encoded by the coding sequence ATGGGCGAGTTCGAGAAGGAGCCGTTCGATCGCGAGGACGCGGGCGACGGGACGCAGGGCGCGCCGGGCGGCTCGAGCCGTGCGGCGAATGACGCTCCCCAGAGCGCCGCCGCCCCCTCGCCCTGCGAGGCGCCCGAGTGGGCGGTGCGGGCGCGCCGGGAGCTGTCCGAGGAGTACGTCCTGGAAGAGGTCGAGCCCGGCAGCATCGAGGCGGCGCGGGTCCTTTCGCTGCACCGCACGATGAAGGCTCGTGCCCGGATCTACGCCCATCACCTGCGTCAGCTCTCCACGTTCTTCTGTGAGGATCCTGCCGCGCAGGGCTTCCTGGACGACGCGGAGGTGACCGCGTTGAAGGTCGCGACCGGTCTGCGCTGCACTTACCTCCAGGCCCAGGGGCAGGTCCGCGACGCGTATATGGCGGTGGAGTGGATGCCGGCGACGTTCGGGCATCTCCGAGCCGGGGACCTGCCCGAGGCCTGGCACCACTCCCTGATCCGGCACGTGCGGCGCCTGACCGAGGAGCAGGCCCGGCAGGTCGATGCACACATGGCGACCGTCGAGCTGCCATCGGTGTCGAAGGCGACGTTCGACAAGCAGGTGGTGCTCGCTGTGGAGCTGGCGACCGCCGGCACGCTGCCGACTCCGCCGTCGGAGTCGAGGGATGTGGGAATCGTAGGTGTCGATACCGAGACGGGGACTGCGTCGCTTCTGGTGACCGGGCCGATCCCCGAGATCCAGTCCCTCGCGCACCGGCTTGATGTCGCCGCCCGCACCGTGCAGAAGGCGCAGCGTGCCGGGCTCGAGGACGGCGTCGAGGGCCCCCTGCCCTTCGATATCGACGAGACCCTCCACGAGCGGGGGCGTGCGCTGTCTCTAGCGACGCTGCGGTACGCGATCCTCACCCATTCGATCCTGGACCTCGATCCCGTCGAAGAGACCCGCCGACCCTTCAAGATCCTGGTCACCGTCCCGGCGACCACTCTGCTGAGCATCGACGACGCACCCGCGATGCTGGAGGGGATGACACCGCTGCCCGCGGAGCAGGCCAGACAGCTCGCCGCGGGAGAGTCGACCTGGCAGCGGATCCTCACAGACCCCATCACCGGCTCATACCTCCCCGTGGCCGCCCAGACCTATCACCCGACCGCGCAGATGCGGCTCCAATTACGGCTGCGCCACCCCGTCTGCGCCGTACCCGGCTGCACCCGGGCCACGGCGATCGCGGCAGAGGACGACCACATCATCGAATACGACCACGACCACCCCGGCGGAGGCGGCCAGACCAGCCTCTGGAACCTCCACCGGCTCTGCTGGCAGCACCACAGGCACAAGACCGCCGGACTGATCGACCCCAGCCGCGACCCGGGAGACGACCCCGGTCGCGGCGACGGGTCCACGACCGCCGGCCCGGTGGAGACGACATGGGCCATCGGCGACGCGGTGCGGACGACGTCCCGGGCGAACACCGATCTCCTGACCTGGCACACCGTCCAGGCGATGGAGCGTGCCTGGCGCGTGCACCGACGCTCCCGCGCGGACGCCGAACGTCTCCACGCCGAGCAGAAGGCTCGCCCCCGCGCGGAACGGGCCGCGCAGCAGCGCGCTGCTGCGTACAAGAAGGCCTATCCCGGCCGAAAAGCCCGTCGGATCATCCCGCCGGGGCCGACCCCCGAGGAGACCCACCCGCCCTTCTGA
- a CDS encoding NYN domain-containing protein translates to MTERTTYLLVDGENIDATLGVSVLGRRPQSEERPRWNKLLHHAEMTWHQPVTGLFFLAVDDSLPSSFVQALIAMGYKPIPLRGEGKIVDIAIQRTAEALESRPADVMLVSHDKDFVPQMEDLASDLDRRTAIVGFREFMAADLQDIPGIEFHDLEYDVAAFTSRLPRVRIIDIDEFDPLEFI, encoded by the coding sequence ATGACGGAACGCACCACGTACCTCCTGGTGGACGGCGAGAACATCGACGCCACGCTCGGGGTCTCGGTCCTCGGCCGACGCCCCCAGTCCGAAGAGCGCCCTCGCTGGAACAAGCTCCTCCACCATGCCGAGATGACGTGGCACCAGCCCGTGACCGGGCTCTTCTTCCTCGCGGTCGACGACAGCCTGCCCTCGAGCTTCGTGCAGGCGCTGATCGCGATGGGCTACAAGCCCATCCCGCTGCGCGGCGAGGGCAAGATCGTGGACATCGCGATCCAGCGCACCGCGGAGGCGCTCGAGTCACGTCCGGCGGACGTCATGCTGGTCAGCCATGACAAGGACTTCGTCCCGCAGATGGAGGATCTGGCGTCCGACCTGGATCGCCGGACGGCGATCGTCGGCTTCCGCGAGTTCATGGCCGCGGACCTGCAGGACATCCCGGGCATCGAGTTCCACGACCTCGAATACGACGTCGCGGCGTTCACCAGCCGCCTGCCGCGCGTGCGGATCATCGACATCGACGAGTTCGATCCCCTGGAATTCATCTGA
- a CDS encoding magnesium and cobalt transport protein CorA, whose protein sequence is MPMRRHGPSLHRHADRAHGQANGGTGTSGGAAPMIRYVSGGVPGRQPDGDSVADALEFSRAAPDRMAMFFYLQPEREQVMELGEAWDLHPLLLEDLLNAHQRPKLERYGDVLFLVVRSASYVDQQEEVVFAEFHLLLRPGAVAVLCQDGSWIDGTSGPQLDEEHPLTSTLRERSVLEDVNLLELGPEAVLYRVLDTIVDGYDPVLKGLRVDQEQIERQVFSGDAAVAERIYRLSQEVIDMQQVITSLRDVIDDLRAGFGKYEIHSELQAYLDDVGDHLVRAAARVRDLRDALSQILDVNGTLVAQRQNEDMKKISGWAAILFAPTLIGAIYGMNFDDMPELHWAFGYPMAIGMMVALGVLLYVIFKRSKWM, encoded by the coding sequence ATGCCCATGCGACGACACGGCCCATCCCTGCACCGGCACGCCGATCGCGCCCACGGGCAGGCGAACGGCGGGACCGGGACCAGCGGCGGTGCAGCCCCGATGATCCGTTATGTCTCGGGAGGCGTCCCCGGCCGCCAGCCCGACGGCGACTCGGTGGCCGACGCGCTGGAGTTCTCTCGCGCGGCCCCGGACCGGATGGCGATGTTCTTCTATCTGCAGCCCGAGCGTGAACAGGTGATGGAGCTCGGCGAGGCCTGGGATCTGCACCCGCTGCTGCTCGAGGACCTGCTCAACGCCCATCAGCGACCGAAGCTCGAGCGGTACGGCGATGTCCTGTTCCTGGTGGTGCGCTCGGCCAGCTACGTCGATCAGCAGGAGGAGGTCGTCTTCGCGGAGTTCCACCTGCTGCTGCGACCCGGCGCCGTGGCCGTGCTGTGCCAGGACGGGAGCTGGATCGACGGCACCTCGGGCCCCCAGCTCGACGAGGAGCACCCCCTGACCTCCACCCTTCGGGAGCGCTCGGTGCTCGAGGACGTCAACCTCCTCGAGCTCGGACCGGAGGCCGTGCTCTACCGGGTGCTCGACACGATCGTCGACGGCTACGACCCCGTGCTGAAGGGACTCCGGGTCGACCAGGAGCAGATCGAACGGCAGGTGTTCAGCGGAGATGCCGCGGTCGCCGAGCGGATCTACCGGCTCAGCCAGGAGGTCATCGACATGCAGCAGGTGATCACCTCGCTGCGTGACGTGATCGACGACCTGCGGGCAGGATTCGGGAAGTACGAGATCCACAGCGAGCTGCAGGCCTACCTCGATGACGTCGGCGACCACCTCGTGCGGGCGGCGGCGCGGGTCAGGGATCTGCGCGATGCCCTCTCCCAGATCCTCGACGTCAACGGAACCCTGGTCGCACAGCGCCAGAACGAGGACATGAAGAAGATCTCCGGCTGGGCGGCCATCCTCTTCGCTCCCACGCTCATCGGCGCGATCTACGGCATGAATTTCGATGACATGCCGGAGCTGCACTGGGCGTTCGGCTACCCCATGGCGATCGGGATGATGGTCGCGCTCGGCGTGCTGCTGTACGTGATCTTCAAGCGCAGCAAGTGGATGTGA